From a single Phacochoerus africanus isolate WHEZ1 chromosome 11, ROS_Pafr_v1, whole genome shotgun sequence genomic region:
- the LOC125111029 gene encoding olfactory receptor 8B3-like: MLARNDSLVTEFILAGLTERRELQQPLFYLFLMIYIVTMVGNLSLIILIGLHAHLHTPMYYFLFNLSFIDLCYSSVFTPKMLMSFVSRRNIISYVGCMTQLFFFLFFVISECYMLTSMAYDRYVAICNPLLYKVTMSHQVCSVLALAAYVMGLAGASAHTGCMLRLTFCSVNVISHYLCDILPLLQLSCTSTYVNEVVVLIVVGVNITVPSFTILISYIFIIASILHIKSAQGRSKAFSTCSSHIIALSLFFGSGAFMYLKYSSPGSMEQGKVSSVFYTNVVPMLNPLIYSLRNKDIKVTLKKSLF; the protein is encoded by the coding sequence ATGCTGGCTAGAAATGACTCCTTAGTGACTGAGTTTATTCTTGCTGGATTAACAGAGCGTCGAGAGCTCCAGCAACCCCTCTTTTACTTGTTTCTAATGATCTACATTGTCACCATGGTGGGCAACCTCAGCTTGATCATTCTTATTGGTCTACATgctcacctccacacccccatgtactatTTCCTCTTCAACCTTTCCTTCATTGATCTCTGTTACTCTTCTGTTTTCACGCCCAAGATGCTCATGAGCTTTGTATCCAGGAGGAATATCATCTCCTACGTCGGGTGCATGActcagctgtttttctttctgttttttgtcatCTCCGAATGCTATATGTTGACCTCAATGGcctatgatcgctatgtggccatctgtaaccCGCTGCTGTATAAGGTCACCATGTCCCATCAGGTCTGTTCAGTGCTCGCTTTGGCTGCATATGTGATGGGACTTGCTGGAGCCTCTGCCCACACAGGGTGCATGCTTAGACTAACCTTCTGCAGTGTGAACGTCATCAGCCATTACTTGTGTGACATCCTCCCACTGCTCCAACTCTCTTGCACCAGCACTTATGTCAATGAGGTCGTAGTTCTCATTGTCGTGGGTGTTAATATCACCGTGCCGAGTTTCACCATTCTGATTTCTTACATCTTCATCATCGCTAGCATTCTTCATATCAAATCTGCTCAAGGAAGATCGAAAGCCTTCAGTACTTGTAGCTCCCACATTATTGCTCTTTCACTGTTTTTTGGTTCAGGAGCATTCATGTATCTTAAATATTCTTCTCCTGGATCTATGGAGCAGGGAAAggtttcttctgttttctatACTAATGTGGTGCCCATGCTCAATCCTTTGATCTACAGTTTGAGGAACAAGGATATCAAAGTTACGCTGAAAAAATCCCTATTTTAA
- the LOC125111106 gene encoding olfactory receptor 8B3-like, translating into MASGNVSSVTEFILLGLTQQPELQLPLFFIFLGTYVVTMVGNVGLIILIGLNPHLHTPMYYFLFNLSFVDLCYSSVITPKMLMTFVNWNIISHAECMAQLYFFSFFVIDECFILTSMAYDRYVAICKPLLYKVSMSHQVCLMLTMGAYMMGLVGAVAHTGCMLRLSFCDGNIINHYMCDIPPLLQLSCTSTYINELVVFIVVGISLIVPSLTICISYTLILSNVLRIRSTEGRSKAFSTCSSHITVVSLFFGSSAFMYLKPFPAGSLDEEKVSTVFYTIVGPMMNPFIYSLRNKDVQIALSKTLRKRVIS; encoded by the coding sequence ATGGCCTCAGGGAATGTCTCCTCAGTGACTGAGTTTATCCTGCTGGGTTTAACACAACAGCCAGAACTCCAGCTgcctctctttttcattttcttgggaaCCTATGTGGTCACTATGGTGGGGAACGTCGGCTTGATTATTCTGATTGGTCTGAACCCTCACCTTCACACTCCCATGTACTACTTTCTCTTCAACCTTTCCTTCGTTGATCTCTGCTACTCCTCTGTCATCACCCCTAAAATGCTGATGACTTTTGTAAACTGGAACATCATCTCTCATGCAGAGTGCATGGCTCagctctatttcttttccttctttgttattGATGAGTGCTTTATTTTGACATCAATGGCCTATGACCGatatgtggccatctgtaagccCCTTCTGTACAAGGTGTCCATGTCCCATCAGGTCTGCCTCATGCTGACGATGGGTGCATATATGATGGGGCTGGTGGGTGCTGTGGCCCACACTGGGTGCATGCTGAGACTCAGCTTCTGTGATGGCAACATCATCAACCATTATATGTGTGACATACCTCCTCTCCTCCAGCTTTCCTGCACAAGCACCTACATCAATGAGCTGGTGGTCTTCATTGTAGTGGGCATCAGTCTCATAGTGCCCAGTCTCACCATCTGCATTTCTTATACCTTGATCCTCTCCAATGTCCTTCGCATTCGCTCTACAGAGGGCAGGTCCAAAGCCTTCAGTACCTGCAGCTCCCACATAACtgtggtttctcttttctttgggtCATCAGCATTCATGTACCTTAAGCCTTTTCCTGCTGGGTCTTTGGATGAGGAGAAAGTTTCCACAGTTTTTTACACCATTGTGGGGCCAATGATGAATCCTTTTATCTACAGTTTGAGGAACAAAGATGTCCAAATTGCACTGAGTAAGACTTTGAGGAAAAGAGTGATCTCCTAA